In the Microtus pennsylvanicus isolate mMicPen1 chromosome 6, mMicPen1.hap1, whole genome shotgun sequence genome, one interval contains:
- the Gpx8 gene encoding putative glutathione peroxidase 8 isoform X1: protein MEPFAAYPLKCSGSKVKVFAVLLSMVLCTVTLFLLQLKFLKPRINSFYSFEVKDAKGKIVSLEKFKGKASLVVNVASDCRYTDKSYLTLKELHKEFGPYHFNVLAFPCNQFGESEPMSSMEIESFARQNYGVTFPIFHKIKILGPEAEPAFRFLVDSSKKEPMWNFWKYLVNPEGQVVKFWRPEEPLEAIRPHVSQMIGQMILKKKEDL from the exons ATGGAGCCCTTCGCTGCCTACCCACTGAAATGTTCCGGGTCCAAAGTGAAGGTATTTGCCGTTTTGCTGTCTATGGTTCTGTGCACCGTGACTCTTTTTCTCCTACAATTAAAATTCCTGAAACCGAGAATCAACAGCTTCTATTCCTTTGAAGTGAAGGATGCCAAAGGGAAGATCGTGTCTCTGGAAAAGTTCAAAGGCAAA GCTTCCCTAGTTGTAAACGTGGCTAGTGACTGCCGGTACACCGACAAAAGTTACTTGACCCTCAAGGAGCTGCACAAGGAGTTTGGGCCCTATCACTTCAACGTCCTGGCTTTCCCATGCAATCAGTTTGGAGAATCGGAGCCCATGTCCAGCATGGAGATAGAATCTTTTGCGAGACAAAACTACGGAGTCACATTCCCCATCTTCCACAAGATTAAGATCTTAGGGCCGGAAGCAGAACCTGCGTTTAGATTTCTTGTTG ATTCTTCCAAGAAGGAACCAATGTGGAACTTTTGGAAGTATCTGGTCAACCCTGAGGGACAAGTTGTGaagttctggaggccagaagaaccCCTTGAAGCCATCAGACCTCACGTATCACAAATGATTGGGCAAAtgattcttaaaaagaaagaggacCTATGA
- the Gpx8 gene encoding putative glutathione peroxidase 8 isoform X2: MEPFAAYPLKCSGSKVKVFAVLLSMVLCTVTLFLLQLKFLKPRINSFYSFEVKDAKGKIVSLEKFKGKILPRRNQCGTFGSIWSTLRDKL; this comes from the exons ATGGAGCCCTTCGCTGCCTACCCACTGAAATGTTCCGGGTCCAAAGTGAAGGTATTTGCCGTTTTGCTGTCTATGGTTCTGTGCACCGTGACTCTTTTTCTCCTACAATTAAAATTCCTGAAACCGAGAATCAACAGCTTCTATTCCTTTGAAGTGAAGGATGCCAAAGGGAAGATCGTGTCTCTGGAAAAGTTCAAAGGCAAA ATTCTTCCAAGAAGGAACCAATGTGGAACTTTTGGAAGTATCTGGTCAACCCTGAGGGACAAGTTGTGa